The window GgccatgatgatgaagacagatTTGCCTGGTCAAAGCATGAATTCCAGGTTGTAGCTGACCCAGATAATGAAACATACAAGTGTGAATGCAAGCTTTGGACACACACAGGTGAGCGAAAAAACAAACTCATTAAATAGCTAAACTAGTAGTATCATATCAAAATATACGAAACTCATTGCTGGCTCACAAACTATGTATTCTCCATTCATCACAAAATGCAGGCCTGTTCTGCCTTCACATCATGAACATACTGGACTACCTGAAGCCCGACAAATTTCTAGACAAGTATATCCTCAAACGGTACACAAAGACTGCAAAATCACAACCAACATTTGATACAAGGGACTGCAACACAACTGCATCGGATGGCAGCTCAAGACTATCGAAGCAAGACAACTTGCTGCTGCTAaatttgatggttaacaagaaaGCGATGAGATGTGACCAGCAATATGACAGAGCCTTCTATGTTCTCAAGAGGCTCGTGGAAGAACTTGATGCAATACATTCAACAAATCGAGCAGATGCTGACGAAAGGATGGCTGAAGAGGATGCTGAAATTGAAGACGACCTTCATTATTATGAAGCTGAAATGCTCCAGACCGCTGCTCAAGCCAACCAATGCAAGCAGGGTGTTGACCAATTAATGCAGCAGTGGCAATAAGAGACGATGAAACTGCCACTATACTCTGAAACAAAGGGTAGGAAGAAACTTTCTGCAGCAAAGAAAAGTGACAAGAGAGCTCAAATAAAGGCACCATCTGTAGATAGACTCGTTGTGCTCGATGAGAACGGAGTGCCACTTGGACATAGGCAATTTTTTAACAGTAGAAGTTCAAGTAATATTACTGGAGAAGTCCTGGTATAGTATGAGAGGAGGTGCTGGTGAAGTATTGCATGAAAGAGCAAGCACTAATAAAATGGAAAATATACATTGTGAAGTTGAAGTAATATTACCGCAGAAGTCCTGGTATATTATGAGAGGAAGTGCCGTTCTGGTGATGTATTCCATAAAAGTGCAAGCAAGAATAAAAATGAAAATATACACTATGAAGTTCAAGTAAGCTTACAATAGAAGTTCTGGTAT is drawn from Aegilops tauschii subsp. strangulata cultivar AL8/78 chromosome 1, Aet v6.0, whole genome shotgun sequence and contains these coding sequences:
- the LOC109762602 gene encoding protein FAR1-RELATED SEQUENCE 5-like; its protein translation is MPTEFEAAWAALVQKYNLHNDQMMMQLWSDRKMWISAYYKNIFCARMTSTQRSESMNHVLKRGFVKGTQNLHKFARRVNACIQTRMQKDNEQTMTSMTNPVTKTTYGYEEDMAIKYTRAVYSEMRTRMRKATLFRAKPTAEPTKYHVYYHNKAGHDDEDRFAWSKHEFQVVADPDNETYKCECKLWTHTGLFCLHIMNILDYLKPDKFLDKYILKRYTKTAKSQPTFDTRDCNTTASDGSSRLSKQDNLLLLNLMVNKKAMRCDQQYDRAFYVLKRLVEELDAIHSTNRADADERMAEEDAEIEDDLHYYEAEMLQTAAQANQCKQGVDQLMQQWQ